The Cloacibacillus sp. An23 genome segment AATGGAGGCGAAGGCCGTGCGCGAGCAGGACAAAATAGCGCTAGAACAGAAGGAGCTCGACATAAAATCCGAGGTCGAGACGGCGTGGACGGAGATAGAGACGAACCGCGAAAATCTCGCCGCATCGGAGGAGGCGCTGCGCCTCGCGCGCGAATCGCTGCGCCTCGCCGAAGTCGGCTACCGCGAAGGGGTAACGCCGCAGCTCGACCTGCTGACGGCGCAGTCCGACCTCACGGCGGCGCAGCTCGAATACAACCGCGCGCAGTACAACTGCATAATAGCCGCCGTCGCGCTCAAAATGACGGAGGGGACGATAACAAAGTGGAACGGGGAGAGCATATGAGATGAAAATACAGAAACGCCCGCGATTCGGAAAGGCCGCGGCGATAACGGCGCTGCTAGTCGCGGTAACGGCGGCGGCCTGGATCTACAGCCGCAGGGAGACGCTCTTCGACAAGCCGGCGGACCCGTCGCTGCTGACGCCGATAGTGAAGACCGAGATAGTCAGAGGCGACGGCACGATATCGAGCCGCATAATCCAGAACATGCAGATAGACGCGCGCGACCGCGTCGAGCTGCTGCCGCGCGTCACGGGGCGGCTCCTCTCGCTCTCCGTCAAACAGGGCGACCGCGTCAAGAAAGGGCAGATAGTCGCGACGCTCGAACACGAGCAGCAGGACGCGCTGATACTCTCCACGATGGCGCAGGCCGCCTCCGCGCGCGCCGACAGCGAGAAGGCGCACGCCGAGATGCTCAACGCGAAGACGGAGCTCGACCGCTACAGCCGCCTCGTAAAAGAGGGCTTCAGCACGCAGCAGCAGTACGACGCCGTGCAGACGCAGTACACCAGCGCCGAAGCCTCCTACCGCGCCGCGCTTGCGAAGGAACGCCAGTACGAGGCCGAGGAGAAGCGCGTGAAGTCCGAGAAGAACGACTACATAATCCGCGCGCCGATAGACGGCGTCGTGCTCGACGACTACTCCTTGACGCCCGGCGCGATGATTTCTCCCTCGTCGCCGATACTCGACATCGCCGACCCGCGTATGCTGAAAGCGACGCTGCGCGTGCCCGAACTCAAAATATTCAACGTCGAGGTCGGGATGCCGGTGACGCTGCGCTTCGACGCGCTGCCCGGCGAGACCTTCGACGGCAGCGTGACGCGCATAGACCAGTACGTCGACCCCGCGACGCGCACGAGCGCCGTCGAAATTGCGCTCGACAACGAAAAGCAAGCCGGCGGCAGGCTGCGTCCCGGAATGTTCGGACAGGCCGCAATCGTCGAAAAGGAATACAAAAACTCGCTGACTGTGCCAGAGGGCGCGCTCCACGCGAGCGAGGACGGTTTTTACGTCTACGTCGTGAAGGATGGCAAAGCCGAGGCGCGCCGCGTGACTGCCGGCATCAGGGAGAGCGGGCGCGTGCGCATAGACGAAGGACTCGCCGCGGGCGACGAGGTCGTCGTCTTCGGCGGCAACAACCTGCGCGACGGAGAGGCCGTGACGGTCAGAAACTGACGCGAATGACGAACGCCCAAAGCCAGACGTCCGACTCTTACCGCGTCGGGATACTGCTCGCCGCGGCGGGCGGCTTCCTCGACGCCTACACTTTTCTCTGCCGCGGCCACGTCTTCGCTAACGCGCAGACCGGCAACATGGTGCTGCTCGGCGTCAGCCTCGCGCGCGGCGACCTCGGCGGCGCGGGCTACTACCTGCTGCCGATAACCGCCTTCTTCGCGGGCATCCTGCTCGCGGAGCTCGTCAAGGAATCCATGCGCGAAAGCCGCTTTATACACTGGCGTCAGGTGATAATAGCCGCGGAAGTGCTCTTCCTGCTCTGCGTCGCCTTCACGCCATCCGGGGAATTTTACGACATGTGCGCCAACGCCGCCGTCTCGTTCATCTGCTCGCTGCAGGTCGAGGCCTTCCGCAAGGTCCACGGACGCGCCTACGCGACGACGATGTGTACCGGCAACCTGCGCAGCGCGACGGAAAACCTCTACAAATACCGCAGCACGGGCGACCGCGAGAAACTGCGCTCCAGCGTCGAATACTTCGGGATAATCCTCTTCTTCATAATCGGAGCAGCGATAGGCGCCGTCGTGACGGCGGCGTTCTCGACGAAAGCCGCCCTCGTCCCCGCCGCCGCGCTCGCCGCGGTGTTCGTCCTCATGTTCCGCGAAAAGCTCTAAACGCCGCACCGTGCGGAAAAGTGTATCTCACACAACACTTTTTTTGCAAAAAAGTGTATCGCGCGGCACACTTTTCCGCAAAACATAAATGTAGTAATATATCTGCAAAGACAAGGAGGGAGCGCAATGGGCATAACGACGGTGACAAGCAGAGAGTTTAACCAATATGCCGGAGAGGCGAAGAAAGCCGCTAACAACGGCCCCGTATTCATCACGGACAGGGGAAAGCCCTCACACGTGCTGCTGAGCTTCGAGGAATACCAAAGGCTGACGCGCAGCGGCCGCAGCATAGCGGAGGCTCTCGCTATGCCCGGCGTCGAAGATGTCGAATTTGAGCCTCCGAAAGCTTCGATAACAGCGGCGGAGGTCGATTTGCCCGATGTTCGTGCTTGATACTAACGTCGTCTCCGAGCTGCGCAAAGCTGCCGCCGGAAAGGCGGACGCAAACGTCGCGGCATGGGCGGCCGAAGTCGACGCTTCGGAGCTTTTCATATCGGCGATAACCGTCATGGAGCTTGAGATAGGCGTCATGCGGATAGAGCGGCGCGATGAAGCGCAGGGCGCCCTTCTGCGCCGGTGGCTTGAAACGCGCGTCCTGCCGGCATTTGAAGAAAGGATTCTTCCGATAGACGCCCGCGTCGCGCGCCGCTGCGCCAGGCTGCACGTTCCGGACATGCGTTCAGAACGCGACGCGCTCATAGCGGCTACGGCGCTGACGCACCGCATGGCCGTCGTCACCCGCAACACTGCGGACTTCGCCGCCACCGGAGTTACTCTTATAAATCCGTGGCTTCCGCGCCGGTAAGCGCTGAGACACAAAGACGGCAAAGGCCGGAGCTTTTCGCTCCGGCCTTTTTACGGCTCCTGCCGCGATTTTGTTGGGAGATTTTTATGCATACGCCGTGTGCCAGGCGGTTATTTTTTCACGGTCTCCTTGTCGAAGTAGCAGCTCTTCAGCAGCTCCGCCATCTGCTCCGGCGTTATCTTGCGCGGGTTGGAGCCGGTGCAGGCGTCGCCGACCGCGAGCTCCGCGACGTGCGGCAGCTTCTCCATGAATTCTTTTTCGTCTATTATGCCGCCCTCGTAGTCCTTGATGCGCGACGGTATATTCAGCTCGGCGTTCATCTCGTTGATGCGATTTACGAGAGCCGCGACGAGTTCTTCCGTCGTATCGCCCTTGAGGTGGATGAAGCGCGCTATCTGAGCGTAGCGCTCCGCCGCCTCGGGCTCGACGGCGTTGAAGCGGATGACCTTCGGCAGGTACATGGCGTTCGCCGCGCCGTGTACGATGTGGCCGCCGCTGAACGCCGCGCCGGTCTTGTGCGCCATCGAGTGAGTGATGCCGAGCAGCGCGTTGGAGAAGGCCATGCCGGCCAGGCACTGCGCGTCGTGCATCTTCGCGCGCGCCGCCATGTCGCCGTTGTAGGACTTGACGAGGTTCGCGTTAATAAGCTCAATCGCGTGCAGCGCGAGCGGGTCGGTGTATTCGCAGTGCATCGTCGAGACATAGGACTCGATGGCGTGGGTCATCGCGTCCATGCCGGTGTTGGCGGTAAGTTTCTTCGGCATCGTCTCGGCAAGCTCCGGGTCTACGATGGCGACGTCCGGCGTGATGTTGAAGTCGGCGAGCGGATATTTGACGCCCTTCGCGTTGTCGGTGATGACCGCGAACGACGTCACCTCGGTAGCTGTGCCGGAGGTCGAAGGGATAGCGCAGAAGCGCGCCTTCGTGCGCAGCGTCGGGAAGCTGAAGGGCACGCAGAGCTGCTCGAAGGTCACTTCGGGATGCTCGTAGAAGACCCACATCGCTTTCGCCGCGTCTATCGGCGAACCGCCGCCCATCGCGACTATCCAGTCCGGCTGGAACTCGCGCATCGCCGCCGCGCCGCGCATGACCGTCTCGACCGACGGATCGGACTCCACTCCCTCGTAAAGGCGCACTTCCATGCCGGCCTCTTTAAGATACTGCTCCGCTTTATCGAGGAAGCCGAAGCGCTTCATGCTTCCGCCGCCGACAACGACGAAAGCCCTTTTGCCCTTAAGACTGCGAAGCTCGGCGAGAGCTCCCTTTCCGTGATACAGATCGCGCGGTAATGTGAATCTTGCCATAATCTATCTCTCCTTCCGACGCGCGGGTTCTATGTCCGCTGCGTTCGTTATCTCGTTCACGTTTATTATTCTAGGACGGCGGCAAAAATTTAGTAGATACTAAAAAGAAATATCGCTATACCGTTATCGATATATCCGTATCAAATGTTCGCCGCCTTGACAAGCCGCGCGCGCAGTCGGACAATGTTGCGCATAATCGCACGAAATAGACGCTCGATACGGAGGTGCCTGATATGCACAAGCTTGTACTGATAAGACACGGCGAAAGCTCGTGGAATAAAGAGAACCGCTTCACGGGATGGCAGGACGTCCCGCTCTCGGAGAAGGGGCTCGCAGAGGCGAAGGCCGCGGGCGAGCTTTTGAAGAAAGAGGGCTACGTCTTCGACAAAGCCTACACGTCGGTGCTGCGCCGCGCGATAAAGACGCTATGGTGCGTGCTCGAGGAGACCGACCTGATGTGGATACCGGTCGAAAAGTCGTGGAAGCTCAACGAACGCCACTACGGCGCGCTGCAGGGGCTCAACAAGGCGGAGACCGCGGCGAAGTTCGGCGACGCGCAGGTGAAGATATGGCGGCGCAGCTACGCGACGCGCCCGCCGCTCCTCGACAGGAGCGACGAACGCTGGCCCGGCAACGAAGCGCGCTACGCCTCGATACCGGCGGACGAGCTTCCGCTCGGAGAGTGCCTCGCCGACACCGTCGCGCGCGTCGTGCCCTACTGGGAGGACGTCATAGCCCCGGACATCCGCGCGGGAAAGCGCATAATAATCGCGGCGCACGGCAACAGCCTGCGCGCGCTCGTGAAATACCTCGACGGAGTGTCTGAGCAGGACATCGTGGAGCTCAACATCCCGACCGGCGTGCCGCTCGTCTACGAGCTCGACGGCGATCTGAAGCCTATAAATCATTACTATCTCGGAGACGCCGAGGCGATAGCCGCGGCGCAGGCCGCAGTCGCGAATCAGGGAAAGGCGAGACAATAAACGCCGCCGCACTGCAGGCCAACGGACAGACACACAGACGCGCCGTCTTTTCGGGAGGCGCGTCTGTTTTTTTGCGCGCGCGGCTGCGCGGCTCCGAGCGCGGCCGCTTCTTGGTTTTTTAATATAAACTAGGCAGACGTTCGAAAACCTGAAAGAAAGGAAAACCGACATGAATTTTACCATTATGACGATCGAAGGCTATCTGCAAAAGCTCGCGGAAGACGAGCGGAGCGCAGCGACGATAGACAAATACCGGCGCGACCTTCTCCGTTTCCGCGATTTTCTGCATGGAAGCAAACATCTGGATAAAAACGCCGTGCTGCGGTGGAAGGAATCGCTGATCGAAGCGGGGTACGCAAGTTCCTCGATAAACGTGATGCTCGCTCCGGTCAACGGGATGCTGTCGTTCGCCGGACGCCCGGAACTGCGCGTGAAGTTTCTGAAGCGCCAGCGCTCCGCTTTCCGGGACGAACGCCGCGAGCTCGGGCGCGCCGAATATATAAAGCTTCTCAAGACGGCTCGCAGAGAAAAAAACGACCGCCTCGGCCTTATCCTGGAAACTATATGTTCGACCGGCATACGGGTATCCGAACTGGCCTTCGTAACCGTAGAAGCGGCGCGCGCCGGACGGGCCGAGCTGATGCTCAAGGGCAAATGCCGGCGCATACTCTTCCCAGCCGCGCTCGTAAACAAGCTGCTGAGCTACTCCGCAAGGCTCGGGCTTACGCGCGGCTTCATATTCAAGACGAAGAACGGAGCGCCGGTGAGCCGTAACTGGATATGGAAAGAGATGAAAAAGTTGGGCGCGAGGGCCGGCGTGGCCGCGAGCAAAGTGTTCCCGCACAATCTGCGCCACCTTTTCGCGAAGATATTTTATGAACTCGACCGCGACATTTCAAAGCTCGCCGATCTTCTGGGACACAGCAGCATAGAGACGACGCGGATATATATCGCCACCGACGGCGGCGAACACCGGCGCCAACTAAATAAAATGAGGCTGATAATGTAATTTCGCTTACGTTGCCATAGTCGCGCTGACGGCGCGGCGCAATATGGCAGGAAGGTGATAAAAAACGGCTAAATATTCGTTTTATAAAAGGCGGGGAAAACTCCCCCAGGCGGGCTGTATCCCTCGTAACCGGGAAAACGGCGTCAGGCGCGCGCGGTTCATCGCCCCGACGCAGAGGAAAGAAGCGTTATTTCACGCTGAATGCCGTTCGGGAACTTGATTTTTTGTGCATGGTAATGTTATAGGGGATGTTGCGTACAATATATTTTTATATTAAAATGCTTCACAATAACTTTTCAGGCAACGTAAGCGAAATTACGTGCGCCGCGCCGCCTTTCTCAAATAAAAAACGCCGGGCGCGGCGGACGCAGCGAGCGCAAATACACCTGATGGGGCGTGTTTAATAAAAAATTTCATGACAGGAAGGTGCCAAACGTGAAGAGAAACGTATCCATGCTGCTTTTCCTCTTCATCCTAACCGCCTCGCCTCCGGCGTTCGGAGACTCGCCTCTGCCGACCTTCGACAAGGAAGCGGTGGAGACCTATCCGTACATGCGGACGGGAGACATGAACATCATGGTGGACGACCCTGATATAAGGCCGCCGGCCGGATACAGGGGCGGCAACACCGGGACGGAGGACGAGCCGGCGTTTTTCGTCAGGTCGATCAGGCTCACCGGCTATCAGGTGCTTCGGGGGAGCGGACTTGACGAGATACTCGCCCGCTACAGCGGGCGGAACGTCAAAGTCAAAGAGCTTCCGCTGCTCACCGCCGCGATCACGGAATACTGCCGCGAACGCGGCTACACGATACCGCTCGCCGCCATCCCGGAACAGGAGGTAAAAGACGGCGTGCTGGAGGTAAGGATCTACACAGCGACCTACGACGGCGTAGAGATAACTGCCAATTCGTCTGACATTTACGACAAGACGCTCCGCCGCTACGTGAGCTGCCTCAAGCGCGGCGACGTAATCACAGACCGGCGGCTCGAGACCGCAGTCAACAACCTCAACGACCTTCCAGGCGTGCAGGCGCGCGCGGTACTCAAGCCCGGCTCTAAGCCGGGCACTACGAAAATCGACATAGAGGTGCGGAAACGAAAGGTCTGGAACAACTACGTCTTCGCCGACAACGGCGGCAGCGAATACTCCGGCCGCTACCGCTTCGGCTTCAACACGGAAATAAACAACCCTTCGCGCACAGGCGACAAAATCATAATAAGCGGCATGATAACGGACGAAGAGACCAAGAATTACAGCGTCCGCTACGAGACGCCGCTGGGCAGCCGCGGCACGCGCGCCGGCGTCGCGTTCAGCCAGACGAACTACGACTTTGCCAACACCGCGTTCAGCGCCCCCGGCTTCAACCTCGACAGCTCGGGAGAATCGCGCGGCGTCAGCGTCTACGGCATGACGCCGCTCTACCGAAGCAAGGCCGCGCGAGTGACGCTCATATACGGCTACGACCGCCGCGACATAGAGGAAGAGCTTCGCTGGCGCGAGTACGGGCTGA includes the following:
- a CDS encoding efflux RND transporter periplasmic adaptor subunit; its protein translation is MKIQKRPRFGKAAAITALLVAVTAAAWIYSRRETLFDKPADPSLLTPIVKTEIVRGDGTISSRIIQNMQIDARDRVELLPRVTGRLLSLSVKQGDRVKKGQIVATLEHEQQDALILSTMAQAASARADSEKAHAEMLNAKTELDRYSRLVKEGFSTQQQYDAVQTQYTSAEASYRAALAKERQYEAEEKRVKSEKNDYIIRAPIDGVVLDDYSLTPGAMISPSSPILDIADPRMLKATLRVPELKIFNVEVGMPVTLRFDALPGETFDGSVTRIDQYVDPATRTSAVEIALDNEKQAGGRLRPGMFGQAAIVEKEYKNSLTVPEGALHASEDGFYVYVVKDGKAEARRVTAGIRESGRVRIDEGLAAGDEVVVFGGNNLRDGEAVTVRN
- a CDS encoding YoaK family protein codes for the protein MTNAQSQTSDSYRVGILLAAAGGFLDAYTFLCRGHVFANAQTGNMVLLGVSLARGDLGGAGYYLLPITAFFAGILLAELVKESMRESRFIHWRQVIIAAEVLFLLCVAFTPSGEFYDMCANAAVSFICSLQVEAFRKVHGRAYATTMCTGNLRSATENLYKYRSTGDREKLRSSVEYFGIILFFIIGAAIGAVVTAAFSTKAALVPAAALAAVFVLMFREKL
- a CDS encoding type II toxin-antitoxin system Phd/YefM family antitoxin, coding for MGITTVTSREFNQYAGEAKKAANNGPVFITDRGKPSHVLLSFEEYQRLTRSGRSIAEALAMPGVEDVEFEPPKASITAAEVDLPDVRA
- a CDS encoding type II toxin-antitoxin system VapC family toxin, yielding MFVLDTNVVSELRKAAAGKADANVAAWAAEVDASELFISAITVMELEIGVMRIERRDEAQGALLRRWLETRVLPAFEERILPIDARVARRCARLHVPDMRSERDALIAATALTHRMAVVTRNTADFAATGVTLINPWLPRR
- a CDS encoding iron-containing alcohol dehydrogenase, with amino-acid sequence MARFTLPRDLYHGKGALAELRSLKGKRAFVVVGGGSMKRFGFLDKAEQYLKEAGMEVRLYEGVESDPSVETVMRGAAAMREFQPDWIVAMGGGSPIDAAKAMWVFYEHPEVTFEQLCVPFSFPTLRTKARFCAIPSTSGTATEVTSFAVITDNAKGVKYPLADFNITPDVAIVDPELAETMPKKLTANTGMDAMTHAIESYVSTMHCEYTDPLALHAIELINANLVKSYNGDMAARAKMHDAQCLAGMAFSNALLGITHSMAHKTGAAFSGGHIVHGAANAMYLPKVIRFNAVEPEAAERYAQIARFIHLKGDTTEELVAALVNRINEMNAELNIPSRIKDYEGGIIDEKEFMEKLPHVAELAVGDACTGSNPRKITPEQMAELLKSCYFDKETVKK
- the gpmA gene encoding 2,3-diphosphoglycerate-dependent phosphoglycerate mutase translates to MHKLVLIRHGESSWNKENRFTGWQDVPLSEKGLAEAKAAGELLKKEGYVFDKAYTSVLRRAIKTLWCVLEETDLMWIPVEKSWKLNERHYGALQGLNKAETAAKFGDAQVKIWRRSYATRPPLLDRSDERWPGNEARYASIPADELPLGECLADTVARVVPYWEDVIAPDIRAGKRIIIAAHGNSLRALVKYLDGVSEQDIVELNIPTGVPLVYELDGDLKPINHYYLGDAEAIAAAQAAVANQGKARQ
- a CDS encoding tyrosine-type recombinase/integrase, whose translation is MNFTIMTIEGYLQKLAEDERSAATIDKYRRDLLRFRDFLHGSKHLDKNAVLRWKESLIEAGYASSSINVMLAPVNGMLSFAGRPELRVKFLKRQRSAFRDERRELGRAEYIKLLKTARREKNDRLGLILETICSTGIRVSELAFVTVEAARAGRAELMLKGKCRRILFPAALVNKLLSYSARLGLTRGFIFKTKNGAPVSRNWIWKEMKKLGARAGVAASKVFPHNLRHLFAKIFYELDRDISKLADLLGHSSIETTRIYIATDGGEHRRQLNKMRLIM
- a CDS encoding ShlB/FhaC/HecB family hemolysin secretion/activation protein — its product is MKRNVSMLLFLFILTASPPAFGDSPLPTFDKEAVETYPYMRTGDMNIMVDDPDIRPPAGYRGGNTGTEDEPAFFVRSIRLTGYQVLRGSGLDEILARYSGRNVKVKELPLLTAAITEYCRERGYTIPLAAIPEQEVKDGVLEVRIYTATYDGVEITANSSDIYDKTLRRYVSCLKRGDVITDRRLETAVNNLNDLPGVQARAVLKPGSKPGTTKIDIEVRKRKVWNNYVFADNGGSEYSGRYRFGFNTEINNPSRTGDKIIISGMITDEETKNYSVRYETPLGSRGTRAGVAFSQTNYDFANTAFSAPGFNLDSSGESRGVSVYGMTPLYRSKAARVTLIYGYDRRDIEEELRWREYGLKLSEADKDANVWHIGITGSCYEPNEFLQYSLVYWYGDISTDGGAYYDGSYQKLTADFLKIWYAGRFNYRIRAKGQLASRALDGSEQFFLGGINGVRAYANGDGYGDTAYTATGEVRYGLGVPGLELAAFIDAGAAKNLESGVTDHLAGWGVGLRYSKPNDWHAQLDYAHKIDGRPDRTEEGDDDGRIWFQLYKMF